The genomic DNA CCTTCGGCCCAGGCGCGCCGCTCCTCGCGCCCTGCCAGCGGCTTCGAAATGAAGAAGCGCACGCCGCCGAAGGCGAGCGTCGACAGCTGCACTGCCGCCAGCTCCGGCGAGGGCACATGCAGCTTGCCCGTCCGGTGCGCCTCGGCGAGGTAGTCGACCACAGGCGAGAGCACGTAGCTGTTCTCCGCGTAGAGCGACTTCGCGAGTTCAGGGAATCGCGTCGCCTCGGCGATCACGAGGCGCAGCAGGGCCAGCGTCTTGGGTTCGGTCGCGCCGAGGTACATGCGCTCGACGAGGTCGAGCAGGACCTGTCGTTCGTCCTCGGCACGCCGCACCAGGGTGGCCTGCATCGTCTCGCGGGCATGGCCGACCGCCCGGTGCACGACCTCGCGGAACAGCGCTTCCTTGTTGTCGAACTGGCGGTAGATGGTGATCTTGGCGACGCCGGCATCGCGGGCGATGGCCTCGATGCTGGTGGCCGCGTAGCCCTTGTCGAGGAAGGACGTCAACGCAGCCGCCAGGAAGGACTCGCGCAGCGCCGCCGCCTGTTCCGGGCTGGGCCGACCGCGCGATCTGCGGGGGCTTTCTGGAACGGGGAGGTCCGCCACGGTGGTGCCGCTCACGCGTCGGGCAGGAAGATCGTCTGCAGGTCGCTCAGGAAATCGAGCCCGCGGGGCGTTGGCCACACGCGCTGAAGGTCGCGTTCGATCAGGCCCTTGCGCTCGGCCTCGTCCATCCCGCGCCGGATGGCGGTCACGGCCAGGCCTGTGCGCTCGCCGAATTGGGCCAGCGTGAAGCCATCCTTCAGTCGCAACGCATTGAGCATGAATTCGAAGGGCAGTTCGGAGATGGCGACCTCGTCGCTCTGTGCAACCGCACGGGCGGCGAGTGCATTGTCCATGTAGAGGCGGGGTTCGCGAAAGCGGATTTGCCGCACCACGCGGTGCGCGAAGCTCAACTTGCTGTGGGCGCCAGCGCCGATGCCCAGGTAGTCGCCGAACTGCCAGTAGTTGAGGTTGTGCGCGCAGCGATGGCCCGCACGCGCGTAGGCCGAGATTTCGTAGCGCTCGAAGCCGGCCTGCCCGGTGCGCTCGGTGATGCGGTCGAGCATCGCGTAGGCCGTGTCGTCCTCGGGCACGACGGGCGGAAACTTGGCGAAATAGGTGTTGGGCTCGATCGTGAGGTGATAGACCGACAGATGCGGCGGCCCCAGCGCCAGCGCCTGGTCGAGATCCGCGTCCAATCCCTCGAGCGTCTGGCCGGGCAGCGCATACATGAGGTCGAGGTTGAAGGTGTCGAAGGCGGCCGCGGCCTCCTCGACTGCGGCGATGGCCTGCGCGCGATCGTGCACGCGGCCGAGCGCCTTCAGGTGCGCGTCGTCGAAGCTCTGCACGCCGACCGACAGCCGCGTGACGCCGGCCGCGCGGTAGGCGCGAAAGCGATCGCGCTCGAAAGTACCGGGGTTGGCCTCGAGCGTGATCTCGCAGTCGGGCGCCAGCTTGAGGCGCGCGCGCAGGTCGCCGAGCAGCCGGTCGATGGCGGCCGGCGAGAACAGGCTGGGCGTGCCGCCGCCGATGAAGATGGTGTGGACGCTGCGGCCCCAGATCAGCGGCAGCGCGGCGTCGAGGTCGGCGATCAGCGCATCGAGGTAGCGGGCTTCGGGCAGCGAGTCGCCGCCGGCGCGCCATTCGTGCGAGTTGAAATCGCAGTAGGGGCATTTGCGCAGGCACCACGGCAGATGCACGTAGAGCGACAGCGGCGGCAGCGCCGCCAGCTGCAGCGGGCCTGGCCGCATCAGGTGCATCACGTCGTTGGCGCTGGCCGCGGCCGCGGAAGTGTCTTCGGCGGTCGCCGAGATCGGGACGACGCGCTTCACGACCAGCGCTCGCGCATCAGGGCCAGCATGGCGCGCGCTGCCTGGCCGCGATGGCTGTTGGCGTTCTTGACCTCGGTGGGCAACTGGGCGAAGGTCTTGCCGAACTGGGGCAGGAACATGACGGGGTCGAAGCCGAAACCGTTGTCGCCGACGGGCTCGCGCGCGATCTGGCCGGCCACCCGGCCGATGGCGATCAGCGGTTCGGGGTCGTCGGCGCGGCGCAGCGCCACCAGCGTGCTGACCAGCGCGGCGCGGCGGTCGTCCTGGCCGGCGAGCTGTTCGAGCAGCGCGCGCACGTTGTTCGCGTCGCCCTTCTCGTAGCCGAATTGGGTGGCGTAGTAGGCGGTATCGACACCGGGCCCTCCGCCGAAGGCCTCGACGCAGAGGCCGGCATCGTCGGCGATGGCCGGCAGGCCCGTGGCCGCGGACGCATGGCGCGCCTTGGCGAGCGCGTTCTCGACGAAGGTGCGGAACGGCTCCTCGGCCTCGCCGACGCCGAGCTCCGACTGCCGCACCAGCGTCATGCCGAGCGGTGCGAACAGCACTTGCAGCTCGGCGAGCTTGCCGGCGTTGTTGGAAGCCAGGACCAGTTTCATCTGCGTCGAATGCCGAGGCTCGAAGGGACTTTCTCAAGCCGCGAGGGCCTGGGTCTGCAGGGCAGTCAGCTCGGTGATGCCTTTTTCCGCCAGTGCCAGCAGCGCGTTCATTTCCGCGCGCGAGAAGGCCGCGCCCTCGGCCGTGCCCTGCACCTCGACGAAATGGCCGGCGCCGGTCATCACCACGTTCATGTCGGTGTCGCAGGCCGAGTCCTCGATGTATTCGAGGTCGAGCAGCGGCGTGCCCTGCACGATGCCGACCGAGATCGCGGCGACGTGGCTGCGGATCGGAGAGGCCGGGATCCTGCCTGCCGCCAGCAGCTTGGCGACCGCATCCTGCGCCGCGACGAAGGCGCCAGTGATGGCGGCCGTGCGCGTGCCGCCGTCGGCCTGCAGCACGTCGCAATCAAGGTGGATGGTGCGTTCGCCGAGCGCGGCCAGGTCGAACACGGCGCGCATCGAGCGGCCGATCAGGCGCTGGATTTCCTGCGTGCGGCCGCTTTGCTTGCCGCGCGCCGCTTCGCGGTCGCTGCGGGTGTGTGTGGCGCGCGGGAGCATGCCGTATTCAGCGGTGACCCAGCCTTCGCCGCTGCCGCGCTTGTGCGGCGGCACTTTCTCTTCAACCGAGGCCGTGCACAACACCCGGGTCTGGCCGAACTCGATCAGCACCGAGCCCTCGGCATGGATGGTGAAACCGCGGGTGATGCGAACGGGGCGCAGCTGATCGGCGGCACGGCCGCCGCTTCGGATGAAATCTGTCATGAGGAAAGTGGAGAAGGTAAAGAGACTCAGGCCTTGCGTGCGGCCGAGCGCCGTATCGCTTCGTTGATCTCGGCGATCGAACGCTCGATGGCGTCTTCATCGAGGTCGTCGAGTTCGCTGTCGGACGGCATGCCGGCCTGGATGGTGGAGGCGAACACGCCGTCGCTGATGCTGTCGGTGGACACGCCGCGGCTCTGCCCCGGCGCATCGGGGGTTTCCCATTCGAGCGCGATCAGGGTCACGTTGTCGCTGTGGACGCCGCCATTGCGCAGCGCCATCTCGGCGAGGTCGGGCGCGGCGTCGGACACCGGCTTGCCGGATGAAAGGGTACGCACGATCAGTCGATCGTCGAGCACGCCCCAGAGGCCGTCCGAGCACAGCATGATGCGGTCGCCGCGCTGCAGCTGCAGCGGCTGCGAAACGTCGAACAGGGGCGCGGTCGGCGAGCCCAGGCAGGTCAGCAGCAGATTCCGGTTGACGGCCTCGGGGCCGGCATTGGCGCGCGGGCGCTCGGCATGCGAGTGGTCGCGTGTGCGCATGAGCATCTCGCCATCGCGCACCACGTACAGGCGCGAGTCGCCGCAGTGGATCCAGGTCGCGGTGGTGCCTTGCAGCACGCAGGCGACCACCGTCGTGCGCGGCGTGTCGAGCATGGCCTTGTTGCCCGCGTAACGCATGATCTGCTGGTGCGCGGCCATCAGCGATGCGGTCAGGAAGGCCTTGACGTCCTTCACGATCGGGCGCGCTTCGCGCTGGTAGAGGGCCGCGATGGTCTGCAACGCCAGCTGGGCCGCAACCTCGCCTTCCGGATGCCCACCCATGCCATCGGCCAGGACGAAAAGACCCGACTCCCGCGTGTAGCAATAGCCCATGCGGTCTTCGTTCTTGAGGCGGCCACCTTTGCGGCTGACTTGGAATACGGAAAACTTCATGCCGGTCGCGTCGTCGGTGCGGCTGCTTTTGGCAGCCCTTTCTTCTCGAAGGAGCGCATGTTGTCGATCGACAGCCGGACCTTCTCGCCGACGGTGAGCTTGGTGTAGCGGCGTTCGCCTTCGCGGCTCAGTTCCTTTTGCAGTGCGAACACCGACTGCGGGCGCGACAGCGGATCGAGCGACATGCACCACTCGACCACCTCGATCAGGTTGTCGGAATAGATGCCGCGCAGGCGCGACAGCGACAGGCCGAGCCGGTCCTTCTCGATGCGTTGCGGCGCGTCGTTCGGCGGATAGCCCTGCATGCAGGCATAGATGCACGCGCCGATGGCGTAGATGTCGGTCCAGGGGCCCATGGACGAATCGCGGCGGTACATCTCGGGCGCGGCGAAGCCGGGCGTGTACATCGGGCGAATGAAATTGCCCTCCTTGGAGAGCACCTCGCGCGCGGCGCCGAAGTCGATCATGACGGCGCGGTCGTCGTCGGTCACGAAGATGTTGGCGGGCTTGATGTCCAGGTGCAGCATCTTGTGCTGATGCACGATGCGCAGGCCGCGCAGGATCTCGTCGAACAGCGAGCGGATGGTGGACTCGCGGAAGACCTTCTGTTTCTTCAGGTCTCTCGCGGTGACGATGAAGTCCTGCAGGGTCGCGCCCTCCAGGTAGTTCATGACCATGTAGACGGTTTCGTTCTCGCGGAAGAAGTTGAGCACGCTCACCACCGAGGCATGCGAGATCTGCGCCAGCGAGCGCCCTTCCTCGAAAAAGCTCTTCAGCCCGAGCCGGTAGAGCGACAGCTTCTCGGGCGGCACCTGGGGCGCCAGCTCGCCGGTGCCGCGCGTGGCCAGCGACGAAGGAAGATATTCCTTGATGGCCACCTGCTGACCGCTGTGATCGACGGCAAGATAGACGACCCCGAAGCCGCCGGCGGAAAGCCGCCGAACGACGCGGTAACCGCCGATGACCGTCTCGGGCAACAGGGGCGAAGGTTTGACCTTTGACATAATCCGGGAGTTTCGCCCCAAGGCGAGGGTGCGGCAAGCGAACGCCGTGCCGTCGTCTCGGTGCGTGCACACAAATTCACAGCGAGGCGCGATGCCAGTTTACAGCATGACCGGCTATGCCAGCGGCCAGAACGGCCCCACAGGCAGTCACTCCGAAGCCGAAACGCGGCACGCCGCCACGGGTCGGCTCGGGGTCGAGATCCGCTCGGTCAACAGCCGATTTCTCGATCTCACGTTCAAGCTGCCGGAGGAACTGCGCCAGCACGAGCCCGGCTTGCGCGAATTGCTCGTCGGCAAGCTCAAGCGCGGCAAGGTCGAGCTGCGCGCCTCGATCGAGAGCGCCGCGGGTGCCGGCATCGGCGAGCCGTCGACCAGGCTTCTGCAGCGGCTCAACGGCTTGCAGGACAGCATCAAGTCCTGGCTGCCCGAGGCGCGCGCGCTCAGCGTGGCCGACGTGCTGCGCCTGGCGGCCGGCGACAACGGCGCGCGGGGCGACTGGGGGCCCGGGCTCACGGAGGTGACGGAAAAGGCGCTGAAAGCCCTGCTGTCCGCGCGTGAGCGCGAGGGCGCCCGCCTTGCCAAGATGCTGCAGGACCATCTCGCGCAGCTGCGCAAGCTGACCGCGCAGGCGCTTCCGCTCGTGCCGGTGCTGGTCGAGCAGCAGCGCACGCGCTTTCTCGAGCGCTGGCAGGAAGCGATGGGCCTGAGCGGCGGCACGCCGCCCGAAGCAGCCCAGGACCGCGCGCTCACCGAAGCGACCGCATTCGCCATCCGCATCGACGTCGCCGAAGAGCTGACGCGCCTCGATTCGCACCTCGACGAGATCGAGCGCCTGGTCAAGAAGGGCGGCGAGATCGGCAAGCGCCTCGATTTCCTGATCCAGGAGCTGCACCGCGAGGCCAATACGCTGGGTTCGAAGTCCGCGACGCTCGAACTCACGCGCATCGGCGTCGACATGAAGGTGCTGATCGAGCAGATGCGCGAGCAAGTCCAGAACATCGAATAGAGAACGGTTGCATGGACTATCCCGGAAACATCTTCGTGGTCGCGGCACCGAGCGGCGCCGGCAAATCGAGCCTCGTGAAGGCGCTGATGGAGCTCGATTCGGCCGTTCAGCCCTCGGTCTCGCACACGACCCGGCCGCCGCGCGGGCAGGAGAAGCACGGTCGCGAATACTTCTTCGCGTCGCATTCGGAGTTCGACGCAATGGTCGCGTCGGATGCCTTCATCGAATGGGCGCATGTGCACGGCGAGCGCTATGGCACGTCCAAAAAGGCCATCGAGGAGCGGATCGCCCAGGGGGCGGATGTCATCCTCGAAATCGACTTCCAGGGCGCCATCCAGATCCGCAAGACCTTTGCCAACGCGGTGATGATCTTCATCCTGCCACCGAGTTGGGAAGAACTGCGCTCCCGCCTCGAGCGGCGCGGCGAGGACAGCGCCGCGGTCATCGAACTGAGGCTGCAGAACGCCGCCCAGGAAATGGGGCGCGCCAGTGAATTCGATTTCGTTATAATCAATGAGTTATTTGAGCGCGCGCTTTTCGACCTGAAGGCCATCGTCCACGCTCAGCGGCTCCGGTATTCCGCGCAACGCCGCGCACGTGCGGACACTTTCGCCGCCCTGAACATTCGCTGATTCCACCCAAACCTTACGCCCCAAAGCCGAAAGATCCTCATGGCCCGCATCACCGTCGAAGATTGCCTGGTACACATTCCGAACCGCTTCCAGCTCGTGCTGGCCGCCACCTACCGTGCGCGCATGCTGAGCCAAGGCCATGCGCCGAAGATCGAAAGCAAGAACAAGCCGGGCGTCACCGCCCTGCGCGAGATCGCCGAGGGCAAGATCGGCATCGAGATGCTCAAGAAGGTACCCGGCTGAGTTGATGCAGCCGTACAACAAGGAAGCACCGCACGCGGTGCTTTTTTTGTGCCTGAAAGCGTCGATCCGCCTGCCACGCTAAAGTGGCAGGCA from Variovorax sp. PBL-E5 includes the following:
- a CDS encoding TetR/AcrR family transcriptional regulator, whose protein sequence is MSGTTVADLPVPESPRRSRGRPSPEQAAALRESFLAAALTSFLDKGYAATSIEAIARDAGVAKITIYRQFDNKEALFREVVHRAVGHARETMQATLVRRAEDERQVLLDLVERMYLGATEPKTLALLRLVIAEATRFPELAKSLYAENSYVLSPVVDYLAEAHRTGKLHVPSPELAAVQLSTLAFGGVRFFISKPLAGREERRAWAEGIVDLVMRGWAPQAAGASGEGDRRSD
- the hemW gene encoding radical SAM family heme chaperone HemW; its protein translation is MHLMRPGPLQLAALPPLSLYVHLPWCLRKCPYCDFNSHEWRAGGDSLPEARYLDALIADLDAALPLIWGRSVHTIFIGGGTPSLFSPAAIDRLLGDLRARLKLAPDCEITLEANPGTFERDRFRAYRAAGVTRLSVGVQSFDDAHLKALGRVHDRAQAIAAVEEAAAAFDTFNLDLMYALPGQTLEGLDADLDQALALGPPHLSVYHLTIEPNTYFAKFPPVVPEDDTAYAMLDRITERTGQAGFERYEISAYARAGHRCAHNLNYWQFGDYLGIGAGAHSKLSFAHRVVRQIRFREPRLYMDNALAARAVAQSDEVAISELPFEFMLNALRLKDGFTLAQFGERTGLAVTAIRRGMDEAERKGLIERDLQRVWPTPRGLDFLSDLQTIFLPDA
- the rdgB gene encoding RdgB/HAM1 family non-canonical purine NTP pyrophosphatase, with the translated sequence MKLVLASNNAGKLAELQVLFAPLGMTLVRQSELGVGEAEEPFRTFVENALAKARHASAATGLPAIADDAGLCVEAFGGGPGVDTAYYATQFGYEKGDANNVRALLEQLAGQDDRRAALVSTLVALRRADDPEPLIAIGRVAGQIAREPVGDNGFGFDPVMFLPQFGKTFAQLPTEVKNANSHRGQAARAMLALMRERWS
- the rph gene encoding ribonuclease PH; this encodes MTDFIRSGGRAADQLRPVRITRGFTIHAEGSVLIEFGQTRVLCTASVEEKVPPHKRGSGEGWVTAEYGMLPRATHTRSDREAARGKQSGRTQEIQRLIGRSMRAVFDLAALGERTIHLDCDVLQADGGTRTAAITGAFVAAQDAVAKLLAAGRIPASPIRSHVAAISVGIVQGTPLLDLEYIEDSACDTDMNVVMTGAGHFVEVQGTAEGAAFSRAEMNALLALAEKGITELTALQTQALAA
- a CDS encoding PP2C family protein-serine/threonine phosphatase, whose protein sequence is MKFSVFQVSRKGGRLKNEDRMGYCYTRESGLFVLADGMGGHPEGEVAAQLALQTIAALYQREARPIVKDVKAFLTASLMAAHQQIMRYAGNKAMLDTPRTTVVACVLQGTTATWIHCGDSRLYVVRDGEMLMRTRDHSHAERPRANAGPEAVNRNLLLTCLGSPTAPLFDVSQPLQLQRGDRIMLCSDGLWGVLDDRLIVRTLSSGKPVSDAAPDLAEMALRNGGVHSDNVTLIALEWETPDAPGQSRGVSTDSISDGVFASTIQAGMPSDSELDDLDEDAIERSIAEINEAIRRSAARKA
- a CDS encoding serine/threonine protein kinase, whose protein sequence is MSKVKPSPLLPETVIGGYRVVRRLSAGGFGVVYLAVDHSGQQVAIKEYLPSSLATRGTGELAPQVPPEKLSLYRLGLKSFFEEGRSLAQISHASVVSVLNFFRENETVYMVMNYLEGATLQDFIVTARDLKKQKVFRESTIRSLFDEILRGLRIVHQHKMLHLDIKPANIFVTDDDRAVMIDFGAAREVLSKEGNFIRPMYTPGFAAPEMYRRDSSMGPWTDIYAIGACIYACMQGYPPNDAPQRIEKDRLGLSLSRLRGIYSDNLIEVVEWCMSLDPLSRPQSVFALQKELSREGERRYTKLTVGEKVRLSIDNMRSFEKKGLPKAAAPTTRPA
- a CDS encoding YicC/YloC family endoribonuclease, with product MPVYSMTGYASGQNGPTGSHSEAETRHAATGRLGVEIRSVNSRFLDLTFKLPEELRQHEPGLRELLVGKLKRGKVELRASIESAAGAGIGEPSTRLLQRLNGLQDSIKSWLPEARALSVADVLRLAAGDNGARGDWGPGLTEVTEKALKALLSAREREGARLAKMLQDHLAQLRKLTAQALPLVPVLVEQQRTRFLERWQEAMGLSGGTPPEAAQDRALTEATAFAIRIDVAEELTRLDSHLDEIERLVKKGGEIGKRLDFLIQELHREANTLGSKSATLELTRIGVDMKVLIEQMREQVQNIE
- the gmk gene encoding guanylate kinase yields the protein MDYPGNIFVVAAPSGAGKSSLVKALMELDSAVQPSVSHTTRPPRGQEKHGREYFFASHSEFDAMVASDAFIEWAHVHGERYGTSKKAIEERIAQGADVILEIDFQGAIQIRKTFANAVMIFILPPSWEELRSRLERRGEDSAAVIELRLQNAAQEMGRASEFDFVIINELFERALFDLKAIVHAQRLRYSAQRRARADTFAALNIR
- the rpoZ gene encoding DNA-directed RNA polymerase subunit omega, whose amino-acid sequence is MARITVEDCLVHIPNRFQLVLAATYRARMLSQGHAPKIESKNKPGVTALREIAEGKIGIEMLKKVPG